The following proteins are encoded in a genomic region of Cellulomonas sp. ES6:
- a CDS encoding MIP/aquaporin family protein, with protein MSIGEAILSEFLGTATLLLLGAGVVANVILPKTKGNGGGWLLINFGWGLAVFTAVYVAFKSGAHLNPAVTLGIWAAGKDEFAPGIDVNAANGFLYIAAQFAGAAVGSTLAYLTYKKHFDQDADPAIKLAVFSTGPELRSYGWNFLTEVVGTFVLVFWVVISGNTPAQIGPLGVALVVLAIGASLGGPTGYAINPARDLGPRIAHALLPIKGKGSSDWGYSWVPVLGPAVGGILGGLLALAVGWVF; from the coding sequence ATCTCGATCGGAGAAGCCATCCTCTCCGAGTTCCTCGGCACCGCGACCCTGCTCCTCCTGGGTGCAGGCGTGGTCGCCAACGTGATCCTGCCGAAGACGAAGGGGAACGGCGGCGGCTGGCTGCTGATCAACTTCGGGTGGGGCCTCGCGGTCTTCACCGCGGTCTACGTGGCGTTCAAGTCCGGCGCGCACCTCAACCCGGCCGTGACCCTGGGCATCTGGGCCGCGGGCAAGGACGAGTTCGCGCCGGGCATCGACGTCAACGCCGCCAACGGCTTCCTGTACATCGCGGCGCAGTTCGCCGGAGCCGCGGTCGGCTCCACCCTGGCGTACCTGACCTACAAGAAGCACTTCGACCAGGACGCCGACCCGGCCATCAAGCTCGCGGTGTTCTCCACCGGCCCCGAGCTGCGCTCCTACGGCTGGAACTTCCTCACCGAGGTCGTGGGCACGTTCGTGCTGGTCTTCTGGGTCGTCATCTCCGGCAACACGCCCGCGCAGATCGGCCCGCTCGGTGTCGCCCTCGTCGTGCTGGCCATCGGTGCCAGCCTCGGTGGCCCCACCGGGTACGCCATCAACCCGGCACGTGACCTCGGCCCGCGCATCGCCCACGCGCTGCTGCCCATCAAGGGCAAGGGCAGCTCCGACTGGGGCTACTCCTGGGTGCCGGTGCTCGGCCCCGCGGTCGGCGGCATCCTCGGCGGTCTGCTCGCGCTGGCCGTCGGCTGGGTGTTCTGA
- a CDS encoding sugar-binding transcriptional regulator, translating into MPDREQDVLRAASMYYLQDVKMEVIARHLGTSRSTVSRLLKRARETGLVEITLRPSSTRAPSLGRSISAAFGIDTYVVPVPDSGEQLDTLDQVARATARLLASWFDSDMILGVAWGTTLAAVSRRLQPKATHGSVVVQLNGAANTRTSGIEYASDLIASFGTAFGATVHHFPVPAFFDYPETKQAMWRERSVRRVLDEQRRADIALFSVGSVAGSVPSHVYSAGYLDEDDVALLHDQAVVGDVCTVFLRADGSWKDVPLNARATGPSPEQLRRIPRRLCAVAGDNKAVPLLAALRAGTMTDLVVDERTAARLLAIA; encoded by the coding sequence ATGCCCGACCGGGAGCAGGACGTGCTGCGGGCGGCGTCGATGTACTACCTCCAGGACGTGAAGATGGAGGTCATCGCGCGGCACCTCGGCACCTCGCGGTCCACGGTGTCCCGGCTGCTCAAGCGTGCGCGGGAGACGGGCCTGGTGGAGATCACGCTGCGGCCCTCCAGCACGCGCGCGCCCAGCCTCGGCCGGTCGATCTCCGCCGCGTTCGGCATCGACACCTACGTCGTGCCCGTGCCGGACTCCGGCGAGCAGCTCGACACGCTCGACCAGGTGGCGCGCGCGACCGCCCGGCTGCTGGCGTCCTGGTTCGACTCCGACATGATCCTCGGTGTCGCCTGGGGCACCACGCTGGCCGCCGTCTCGCGCCGGCTCCAGCCCAAGGCGACCCACGGCAGCGTGGTCGTGCAGCTGAACGGGGCGGCGAACACCCGCACGTCGGGCATCGAGTACGCCAGCGACCTCATCGCCTCGTTCGGCACCGCGTTCGGGGCGACCGTCCACCACTTCCCGGTGCCCGCGTTCTTCGACTACCCCGAGACCAAGCAGGCGATGTGGCGCGAGCGGTCCGTGCGGCGCGTGCTGGACGAGCAGCGCCGCGCGGACATCGCGCTGTTCTCCGTCGGGTCGGTCGCCGGCTCGGTGCCCAGCCACGTGTACTCGGCCGGCTACCTCGACGAGGACGACGTCGCGCTGCTGCACGACCAGGCCGTCGTCGGAGACGTCTGCACGGTGTTCCTGCGCGCCGACGGGTCCTGGAAGGACGTGCCGCTCAACGCCCGGGCGACCGGTCCCTCGCCCGAGCAGCTGCGCCGCATCCCGCGGCGGCTGTGCGCGGTGGCCGGCGACAACAAGGCGGTGCCGCTGCTCGCCGCGCTGCGCGCCGGCACCATGACGGACCTGGTCGTGGACGAGCGGACCGCGGCGCGCCTGCTCGCGATCGCCTGA
- a CDS encoding amino-acid N-acetyltransferase, whose product MTAETPAFRIRPALPADVRGIRELVQPYAEERILLAKEWVGYYEAVQEFHVAEAPDGTLIGCGALHVMWQDLAEVRTLAVAREWRGRGVGHALLEALTERARDLGLSRLFCLTFEVGFFAAHGWGEVTGPAVPPEVFAELLRSHDDGVAEFLDLARVKPNTLGNTRMIVQLDAPGDGPGAQTGSR is encoded by the coding sequence GTGACCGCCGAGACGCCCGCCTTCCGGATCCGCCCCGCCCTGCCCGCCGACGTCCGCGGCATCCGCGAGCTCGTCCAGCCGTACGCCGAGGAGCGGATCCTGCTCGCGAAGGAGTGGGTCGGGTACTACGAGGCCGTGCAGGAGTTCCACGTCGCCGAGGCCCCCGACGGCACGCTCATCGGCTGCGGGGCGCTGCACGTCATGTGGCAGGACCTCGCGGAGGTCCGCACGCTCGCCGTGGCGCGGGAGTGGCGCGGCCGGGGCGTCGGGCACGCGCTGCTCGAGGCCCTCACCGAGCGGGCGCGCGACCTGGGGCTCAGCCGGCTGTTCTGCCTGACCTTCGAGGTCGGCTTCTTCGCCGCGCACGGCTGGGGCGAGGTCACCGGCCCCGCCGTGCCGCCCGAGGTGTTCGCCGAGCTGCTGCGCTCCCACGACGACGGCGTCGCCGAGTTCCTCGACCTCGCCCGGGTGAAGCCGAACACGCTCGGCAACACCCGCATGATCGTGCAGCTCGACGCACCCGGCGACGGCCCCGGGGCTCAGACCGGCAGCCGGTAG
- a CDS encoding A/G-specific adenine glycosylase: MPWRAPDRTPWGVLVSEVMLQQTPVVRVEPAWRAWLARWPEPADLAAASPADVLRAWDRLGYPRRALRLQDCARALVERHGGRVPSDEAALLALPGIGAYTAAAVRAFAFGLRSVVLDTNVRRVLARVAEGVALPAPAITAGERLLAERFVPERDDAAARWAAASMELGALVCTARSPRCDACPVRNACAWRAEGYPADLHAARRRTQAWAGTDRQVRGRIMALLRDALEPVPEHAVTAAWPDAAQLGRCLAGLLDDGLVERVPGGGPDDPVRYRLPV, encoded by the coding sequence CTGCCCTGGCGCGCGCCGGACCGCACGCCGTGGGGCGTGCTGGTGAGCGAGGTGATGCTCCAGCAGACGCCGGTGGTCCGGGTGGAGCCGGCGTGGCGGGCGTGGCTGGCGCGGTGGCCCGAGCCGGCGGACCTGGCGGCGGCCAGCCCGGCGGACGTGCTGCGCGCCTGGGACCGGCTGGGCTACCCGCGGCGCGCGCTGCGGCTCCAGGACTGCGCGCGGGCGCTGGTCGAGCGGCACGGCGGGCGGGTCCCCTCCGACGAGGCGGCGCTGCTCGCGCTGCCCGGGATCGGCGCGTACACGGCGGCCGCGGTGCGGGCGTTCGCGTTCGGGCTGCGGTCGGTGGTGCTCGACACGAACGTGCGGCGGGTGCTGGCGCGCGTCGCGGAGGGCGTCGCGCTGCCGGCGCCGGCGATCACGGCCGGCGAGCGACTGCTCGCGGAGCGGTTCGTGCCCGAGCGGGACGACGCGGCCGCCCGCTGGGCGGCGGCGTCGATGGAGCTGGGCGCGCTGGTGTGCACCGCCCGGTCGCCGCGGTGCGACGCCTGCCCGGTGCGTAACGCCTGCGCGTGGCGCGCGGAGGGCTACCCGGCGGACCTGCACGCCGCGCGCCGCCGGACGCAGGCGTGGGCGGGGACCGACCGGCAGGTCCGGGGGCGGATCATGGCGCTGCTGCGCGACGCCCTCGAGCCCGTCCCCGAGCACGCCGTGACGGCCGCGTGGCCCGACGCCGCGCAGCTCGGGCGCTGCCTGGCGGGGCTGCTGGACGACGGCCTGGTGGAGCGTGTCCCGGGCGGCGGGCCGGACGACCCCGTGCGCTACCGGCTGCCGGTCTGA
- a CDS encoding glycerol-3-phosphate dehydrogenase/oxidase encodes MRTAALTPRLRDDALATLRATTEGGPELDVLVIGGGVTGAGIALDAVTRGLSTAVIDAQDWASGTSSRSSKLVHGGLRYLQMLDFHLVREALTERDLLIQDIAPHLVKPVSFLYPLENRVWERAYVGAGVALYDTLASVNGRHRAMPIHRHLTRKGMERLFPDLRHDAAIGAVRYWDASVDDARLVSTLIRTAVSYGAHAASRTQVVGLTTTSGGAVTGAELVDLESGQTFTVRARHVINATGVWTEQTEALAGTEGGLRVLASKGIHIVVPRDRIAGNTGLILQTEKSVLFIIPWSRYWVIGTTDTPWEQELTHPVATSTDIDYVIEHANTVLSRPITREDVIGTWAGLRPLLQPGTKEGTSSAKVSREHTVASPTPGLTVIAGGKLTTYRVMAKDAVDFAIGSRATTLPSITHKVPLVGAEGLQVLQRQSREIGNRYGWDRGRMDHLLHRYGSLLGELLELVDAEPALGRPLEHAPAYIGAEVAYAVSHEGALHLDDVLMHRTRLNYEQADKGVGALDEIADIIAPRLGWDAATREREIAAYRARAEAEHAAAQQPDDAAAQAARDAAEDLAPLVPLDSAPVGAGHKPGSPTETPAANPPAGT; translated from the coding sequence ATGAGGACCGCAGCACTGACCCCCCGCCTGCGTGACGACGCGCTGGCGACCCTGCGAGCGACCACCGAGGGCGGGCCCGAGCTCGACGTCCTCGTCATCGGCGGCGGCGTCACCGGCGCGGGCATCGCGCTCGACGCCGTGACCCGCGGGCTCTCGACCGCCGTCATCGACGCGCAGGACTGGGCGTCCGGCACGTCGAGCCGGTCCAGCAAGCTCGTGCACGGCGGTCTGCGCTACCTGCAGATGCTCGACTTCCACCTGGTGCGCGAGGCGCTCACCGAGCGCGACCTGCTCATCCAGGACATCGCGCCGCACCTGGTCAAGCCGGTGTCCTTCCTCTACCCGCTGGAGAACCGCGTCTGGGAGCGCGCGTACGTCGGGGCCGGCGTCGCCCTGTACGACACCCTCGCCAGCGTCAACGGCCGCCACCGCGCCATGCCGATCCACCGGCACCTGACCCGCAAGGGCATGGAGCGGCTGTTCCCCGACCTGCGCCACGACGCCGCGATCGGCGCCGTGCGCTACTGGGACGCGAGCGTCGACGACGCCCGCCTCGTCTCCACCCTCATCCGCACCGCGGTGTCCTACGGCGCGCACGCCGCGTCCCGGACCCAGGTCGTCGGGCTCACCACGACCTCCGGCGGTGCCGTCACCGGCGCCGAGCTCGTCGACCTCGAGTCGGGGCAGACGTTCACGGTCCGCGCCCGCCACGTCATCAACGCGACCGGCGTCTGGACCGAGCAGACCGAGGCGCTCGCCGGCACCGAGGGCGGCCTGCGGGTGCTCGCGTCCAAGGGCATCCACATCGTCGTGCCCCGCGACCGCATCGCCGGGAACACCGGCCTGATCCTGCAGACCGAGAAGTCGGTGCTGTTCATCATCCCGTGGTCCCGCTACTGGGTGATCGGCACGACCGACACCCCGTGGGAGCAGGAGCTCACGCACCCCGTCGCCACGAGCACCGACATCGACTACGTGATCGAGCACGCCAACACCGTGCTGTCGCGCCCGATCACCCGCGAGGACGTCATCGGCACCTGGGCGGGCCTGCGGCCGCTGCTGCAGCCGGGCACCAAGGAGGGCACGTCGTCCGCCAAGGTCTCGCGCGAGCACACCGTGGCGTCGCCGACCCCCGGCCTCACGGTGATCGCCGGCGGCAAGCTCACCACCTACCGCGTCATGGCGAAGGACGCCGTCGACTTCGCGATCGGCTCCCGCGCCACCACGCTGCCGTCGATCACGCACAAGGTGCCCCTGGTCGGCGCCGAGGGCCTGCAGGTGCTGCAGCGCCAGTCGCGCGAGATCGGCAACCGCTACGGCTGGGACCGCGGCCGCATGGACCACCTGCTGCACCGCTACGGCTCGCTGCTCGGGGAGCTGCTCGAGCTCGTCGACGCCGAGCCCGCCCTCGGCCGGCCGCTGGAGCACGCCCCGGCGTACATCGGCGCGGAGGTCGCGTACGCGGTGAGCCACGAGGGCGCCCTGCACCTGGACGACGTGCTGATGCACCGCACCCGGCTCAACTACGAGCAGGCGGACAAGGGCGTCGGCGCGCTCGACGAGATCGCCGACATCATCGCGCCCCGCCTGGGCTGGGACGCCGCGACCCGCGAGCGCGAGATCGCCGCCTACCGCGCCCGCGCCGAGGCCGAGCACGCCGCCGCGCAGCAGCCCGACGACGCCGCCGCGCAGGCTGCCCGGGACGCCGCCGAGGACCTCGCGCCGCTGGTCCCGCTCGACAGCGCCCCCGTCGGAGCCGGTCACAAGCCCGGTTCGCCCACCGAGACCCCTGCCGCCAACCCCCCGGCAGGGACATGA